Proteins encoded together in one Plasmodium cynomolgi strain B DNA, chromosome 9, whole genome shotgun sequence window:
- a CDS encoding hypothetical protein (putative), which produces MFKKDIQELYIKNCIENIYTVKRHHADGKVEEKKSSVLYKNIDEFVHVLIQIRKYDKEFKKINVREHGLDVAATLQEYLDFYVGQFGHKFHSFILEYKNSLVKDDVKNHYIIKKLTKSDIEKVAKNSYARVMFMYDSVKYLLYYIKKRFAKIREINESFVKLLMSYLRVSLNPLNLIAHVYLSGYRGLPSPDQAKKKNLPNGISQIGPNQAWKNMSPIEDHPMVDVPPKDHFFCNELCQFVCAYGEYIIKHTISSSYVELLSRNEIIKSKLSIYESAKRHIRSYIMKKICSYTHFKKCNLSSQFDHATIFNAYEGDQIECQKIFKRFTQVGNGYKNVNMSHRDFSYIYELVLAIYLVKKCLFHLNENIDAVLQVALYTLYNSAKVIIIYLYFNLPKHMAHYFLNVYLLFFKSKKKNNEGQSQDKKTSHIMNRMRRTYRNVLQYVVKQEKGSIEGEECTQEGIQPGEENLYEVTPLGEKIKMSERKRYRKILNLLYFQMDSYDKKWENQKSKQEVKKFVALHMNGSVIQLKYNYEVLQRKKKKCKKKTLTKVGPTKTVKGSQPVTHQNGTVSRQKKRANFVHPDKIEYMKRYALLYRIECRSNSKGGKNTDRNRAVHVQTNTVNYSMHNRVIYNYRDGDAYSRKEKKSDKEREVTFYNNNNNSSSEKSIVGKLFNCVLKNLRKGNQFVPSNTRDIDIINSFDDDRERNQNESNDYEDSHLSVPSEEVSKVDESITCPVRTILNEHEKGAETPGSCYLSRNGSIQSEVKMECEVFSERTLDKSKSEINSVETVNSKEIQEDGEVSEEVSSEDGDTPHPSVGKTHSSVEKSSQESCEKRRKKREANEEVKSGEISPPEKIQNEIKKIACGKKVDEPPRHGSKTEGHTEKDAFDKETPEKDAFDKETPEKEKQSDDSRGIRSPENITHADLQLKENKRRTEGKYNMFFSNESGTMDVSSDDYIPYRTTKKKGQKKRRKAAAKGKKKTSGRMSGRVSGRVSGKTSGKTSRRMSGRMSGRMSGKTSEKTKGKEKSNERTKEKGKERKSRRRETEQAPKTRSSKTKKRKRSQLTDEEIVKTKKGKSNHSSNYHSVKCYHSKRNEVVEGEEKRCTAVSVARKQSRERKNGTAAEEHAITTNGEHFPGEQSPGERFPGEQSPGEHIPGENKREFEKESQMSEAKQPTTDDTAMPGSARKLIFNVSLNGSEGGEECTPCKYEFGGRTSWGSNVMKGKTPICGDLDGTDHLDNRDHLNIRDYRDDRDCLVLSENNPLWKEVNESGSMAHVRGKRDKTGEQADKRLDEQLRIDTDMPQFDMPFICTRQVYINERVCETVKDTEERLKLIVIHLFSYYIIGGIFLINPYNSAQKERYRNFTNIQENINDIEHTKIFKYSSHELIIGIIRKNTKVTLLGGRTSKRVMTILNRQGKGLNGATYKCTINNVLHACKIQQRLYLAKKEIFFSYILKTRKMLKHRKYSEQRKGTLARGGNATEVRSEYSRKGSGINSLSGINSVRGINSLRGISSSGEVFFEVYAKGNLYIFPDELHYKVHKVEENSDKGALGGEGQRRGARRGSRGGKRGGKRGYKRGGIRGVKHNTEGRSEGKRENKVEQRIEGQSEDKDEHNNERISEGQRKDKGEHNSERRSGCQSEKHSSEKGTSLLIMGTHKHVTSLNELINMFIRKGHQTINEELVLFIVYHLIVALLQLHVLDVLHGDVKIDNILIAKDEELLLRMDRTKENNPREPLSTCKGEIKGESKRKSRLHREGNSGSSVRGGSSRSSSGTRSVRGGSSRSSSGIRSVRSVRGGSSRSSSNPFLCEYMLNVKVASNPNSFLKKKFPLNVFLIDIGRGIDVKNFRNYLFYGEKNCDCYNFLTDSIFTYHIDLIGIAQVASCLLYYKHLGSTKYKYDGSIMDQNYTTINNLNLTYMTHNNNFRKNSSAPVRRKKRDPSKGKRKSRCKEIESFIKVKERAYTEDEEKHEEGSTDQSASHEEWKPTRKSSHRAGNGPHPVGRLQRSLNRAGNKQNESDNGNKQNESDKGNKRAARRSTEVESSYFIDYSKNIPMDDRDRKKIDGYIDQMKKNNENYYIEQEEERKIKNFSVRLLSTRKRYIEFWEIFFHLLLNFCNVYELSSINYNSKEIGTNFEKANLFHHKVMNKTENYYFDFCKNNWEEVPQGDQRKKGAQMKEKLNGFITSNDNLYTVKGETVGCNGDSHNNSAVIDIHHTDEAKKEKIGKLCHHDNTSTDDGSNACSMQNGRCDDEKEALEEQPRKETHEEPHKDNSRNQVGKTNAEREITKGVILDKQNEQTNGDQPKSNSKYFFIKNSISNLKNIKKKMHKVKHKIEGDKLDANNNKGKNDYCNFYGKEENVSLKRKMIFFENEQNRQKCRKLNDQKYYAKECRANDTKRLTRYINKLMKKKAIFVLMFLKRAIEKIFDDDKSRQEILLTELKNAAAFF; this is translated from the exons ATGTTCAAAAAAGACATCcaagaattatatataaagaactgcatagaaaatatttacactGTAAAAAGACACCATGCAGATGGCAAagttgaggagaaaaagagcaGCGTTCTGTACAAGAACATTGATGAGTTTGTCCATGTCCTCATACAGATAAGAAAATACGACaaggaatttaaaaagaTAAACGTTAGAGAACATGGATTGGATGTTGCAGCGACGTTGCAAGAATACCTAGACTTTTACGTAGGCCAGTTTGGGCATAAATTCCATTCGTTCATTttggaatataaaaacagtCTAGTCAAGGATGATGTGAAAAATCATTACATCATAAAAAAACTAACCAAAAGTGACATTGAAAAGGTTGCCAAAAATTCGTACGCACGGGTAATGTTCATGTATGACagtgtaaaatatttactttaCTACATAAAGAAGAGGTTTGCAAAAATCAGAGAAATTAATGAAAGTTTTGTGAAGCTTCTGATGAGTTACCTGCGGGTCTCTCTCAACCCGCTGAATTTGATTGCCCATGTGTACTTAAGTGGGTACAGGGGGTTACCCTCCCCTGatcaggcgaaaaaaaagaacctccCCAATGGGATCAGCCAAATTGGACCAAACCAAGCGTGGAAGAATATGTCACCTATAGAAGACCACCCTATGGTAGACGTCCCCCCAAAGGATCACTTCTTCTGCAACGAACTGTGCCAATTTGTGTGTGCTTACGGGGAGTATATCATAAAGCACACCATAAGTAGCAGCTACGTAGAACTGCTCAGCAGGAATGAAATTATCAAATCGAAATTGAGCATATACGAGTCGGCTAAAAGACATATCAGAAGTtacataatgaaaaaaatatgctcctATACCCATTTTAAGAAGTGTAATCTAAGTTCCCAATTTGATCATGCCACCATTTTCAATGCGTACGAAGGGGACCAAATTGAgtgccaaaaaatatttaaaagattCACGCAAGTTGGTAATGgctataaaaatgtgaacatgtCACACAGAGACTTTTCTTACATTTATGAACTTGTGCTGGCAATATACTTAGTGAAAAAATGCCTCTTCCATTTGAACGAAAATATCGATGCAGTTCTTCAGGTAGCCCTGTACACTTTGTACAACTCCGCAAAAGTGATCATCATCTATTTATACTTCAACCTCCCGAAGCACATGGCTCATTACTTTCTAAACGTGTATCTTCTCTTCTTTaaaagtaagaaaaaaaataatgaaggtCAAAGCCAGGATAAGAAAACCTCACACATTATGAACAGAATGAGGAGGACCTACAGAAACGTTTTGCAGTATGTTGTCAAACAGGAAAAGGGATCCATAGAAGGTGAGGAATGCACACAAGAAGGGATCCAACCAGGAGAAGAAAACCTTTATGAAGTTACCCcacttggagaaaaaatcaaaatgtcGGAAAGAAAACGGTACAGGAAGATCCTCAACCTTTTGTACTTCCAAATGGATAGttatgacaaaaaatgggagaaccaaaaaagcaaacaagaagtgaaaaaatttgtcgCGCTTCACATGAATGGGTCTGTCATACAGCTCAAATATAACTACGAGGTCcttcaaagaaaaaagaaaaaatgcaaaaagaagaCACTAACAAAAGTGGGACCCACAAAGACTGTAAAAGGTAGCCAACCTGTGACACATCAAAACGGTACAGTATCGCGCCAGAAAAAACGAGCGAATTTTGTACACCCTGACAAAATTGAATACATGAAGAGGTATGCCCTGCTATACAGAATCGAATGCAGAAGCAActcaaaaggaggaaagaacACTGATCGAAATAGAGCTGTACATGTACAAACAAACACAGTAAACTATTCGATGCACAACCGGGTGATATACAACTACCGTGATGGTGATGCCTACTctaggaaagaaaaaaaaagtgataagGAAAGAGAAGTCACCTTCTAcaataacaataataatagcaGTTCCGAGAAAAGCATCGTAGGAAAATTATTCAACTGTGTGTTAAAAAATCTACGAAAGGGGAACCAATTCGTCCCAAGCAACACTCGTGATATTGATATCATCAACTCATTTGACGATGATAGAGAGAGAAACCAAAACGAAAGTAACGATTATGAAGATAGCCATTTGAGCGTCCCCAGTGAAGAGGTCTCCAAGGTCGATGAATCTATTACCTGCCCTGTCCGAACCATTTTGAATGAACACGAAAAGGGGGCAGAAACGCCGGGTTCGTGTTACCTATCGAGGAACGGCTCCATACAGAGTGAAGTCAAAATGGAGTGTGAAGTTTTCTCGGAAAGGACACTTGATAAAAGCAAATCCGAAATAAATTCCGTCGAAACGGTGAACAGCAAAGAAATCCAAGAGGATGGAGAAGTATCGGAGGAAGTAAGTAGCGAAGATGGAGACACACCCC ATCCATCCGTGGGAAAAACGCATAGCAGTGTAGAAAAATCATCCCAAGAGAGTTGCGAAAAACGTAGGAAAAAGCGCGAGGCGAATGAAGAGGTTAAAAGCGGAGAAATCTCTCCTCCTGAGAAAATCcaaaacgaaattaaaaaaatcgcatGTGGCAAAAAGGTTGATGAACCCCCCAGACACGGCTCCAAAACGGAGGGACACACTGAAAAGGACGCATTCGATAAGGAGACACCCGAAAAGGACGCATTCGATAAGGAGACGcccgaaaaggaaaaacagagTGATGACTCCCGAGGGATACGCTCACCAGAGAATATAACCCATGCCGATTTGCagttaaaagaaaacaagCGCAGAACCGAGGGAAAATATAACATGTTCTTTTCGAACGAATCCGGCACGATGGATGTGTCGTCGGATGATTATATCCCGTACAGGAcaacgaagaaaaagggacaaaagaAACGGAGGAAGGCCGCTGCGAAGGGCAAGAAAAAGACGAGCGGAAGGATGAGCGGAAGGGTGAGCGGAAGGGTGAGCGGAAAGACGAGCGGAAAGACGAGCAGAAGGATGAGCGGAAGGATGAGCGGAAGGATGAGCGGAAAGACGAGTGAAAAGACAAAGGGTAAAGAAAAATCGAACGAACGGAcgaaggaaaagggaaaggagcGGAAATCCAGGAGGAGAGAAACGGAACAGGCGCCCAAAACACGCAGTAGtaaaaccaaaaaaaggaaaaggtcTCAACTCACTGACGAGGAAATcgtgaaaacgaaaaaagggaagtccAACCATTCGTCAAATTATCATTCGGTGAAGTGCTATCATTCGAAGCGAAACGAAGTggtggaaggggaggaaaaaaggtgcacTGCAGTGAGCGTAGCGCGTAAGCAGTccagggaaagaaaaaatgggactgCAGCAGAGGAGCACGCGATAACCACGAATGGTGAGCACTTCCCAGGTGAGCAATCCCCAGGTGAGCGCTTCCCAGGTGAGCAATCCCCAGGTGAGCACATCCCTGGTGAGAATAAACGCGAGTTCGAGAAAGAGTCACAGATGAGCGAAGCTAAGCAACCAACAACTGACGATACGGCAATGCCCGGCAGTGCGAGAAAACTAATCTTTAACGTATCCCTGAATGGCagcgaagggggagaagaatgCACGCCGTGCAAATATGAATTTGGTGGGAGGACGAGCTGGGGTTCGAATGTGATGAAGGGGAAGACGCCCATTTGTGGGGACCTCGATGGGACGGACCACCTTGACAATCGTGACCACCTTAACATTCGTGACTACCGTGACGATCGTGATTGCCTCGTCTTGAGTGAGAATAATCCCTTATGGAAGGAAGTAAACGAATCGGGAAGCATGGCACACGTGCGCGGGAAAAGAGATAAAACGGGTGAACAGGCAGATAAACGCCTAGATGAACAGCTTCGGATAGACACAGACATGCCCCAATTCGACATGCCATTCATATGCACGCGCCAAGTGTACATAAACGAAAGAGTATGCGAAACTGTAAAAGATACAGAAGAGAGACTAAAGTTAATTGTAATTCACCTGTTCAGTTACTACATAATCGGAGGTATATTTCTAATCAACCCGTACAATAGTGCCCAAAAAGAAAGGTACAGAAATTTCACCAACATACAAGAAAATATTAACGACATAGAACACACCAAAATATTTAAGTATAGTAGCCACGAACTTATTATTGGTATTATTAGGAAGAATACAAAGGTGACTTTGCTGGGTGGTAGGACTTCCAAAAGAGTAATGACAATTTTGAATAGACAGGGCAAAGGATTAAATGGTGCCACGTATAAATGTACAATTAATAACGTATTGCATGCATGCAAAATTCAGCAAAGGTTATACTTGGcgaagaaagaaatatttttctcctacaTTTTGAAGACGAGAAAAATGTTGAAGCATAGGAAGTATTCCGAGCAGCGTAAGGGAACTCTCGCTCGGGGGGGGAATGCAACTGAGGTCAGAAGTGAATATAGCCGCAAAGGAAGCGGCATAAATAGTCTAAGCGGCATAAACAGCGTACGCGGCATAAACAGCTTACGAGGCATAAGCAGCAGCGGAGAGGTCTTCTTCGAAGTTTACGCCAAGGGGAATTTGTACATCTTCCCAGACGAGCTGCACTACAAGGTGCATAAGGTGGAGGAGAACTCGGACAAAGGTGCGCTCGGAGGGGAAGGGCAACGAAGGGGAGCCAGAAGAGGCAGCAGGGGaggcaaaaggggaggaaaaagaggATACAAGCGGGGGGGGATACGAGGAGTCAAGCATAACACGGAGGGAAGAAGTGAAGGCAAAAGAGAGAACAAAGTCGAGCAGAGAATCGAGGGCCAAAGCGAGGACAAAGACGAACACAATAATGAGCGCATAAGCGAGGGCCAGAGGAAGGACAAAGGTGAACACAATAGTGAGCGCAGAAGCGGGTGCCAAAGCGAAAAGCACAGCTCGGAAAAGGGCACATCCCTGTTGATCATGGGGACTCACAAACACGTGACTTCGCTCAATGAACTCATAAATATGTTCATCAGAAAGGGTCACCAAACCATAAATGAAGAGCTAGTACTATTCATCGTGTACCACTTGATCGTGGCCTTGTTACAGCTGCACGTGTTGGATGTGCTCCACGGAGATGTCAAAATAGACAACATTTTAATTGCGAAGGATGAGGAGCTTCTGCTCCGGATGGACAGAACTAAGGAAAATAACCCAAGAGAGCCGCTCAGCACTTGCAAGGGGGAGATTAAGGGGGAATCCAAGAGGAAGAGCAGGCTTCACAGAGAAGGCAATAGCGGTAGCAGCGTTCGCGGTGGTAGCAGCCGCAGCAGTAGTGGCACTCGCAGCGTTCGCGGTGGTAGCAGTCGTAGCAGTAGTGGAATTCGCAGCGTTCGCAGCGTTCGCGGTGGTAGCAGCCGTAGCAGTAGTAACCCCTTCCTGTGTGAATACATGCTGAATGTGAAGGTAGCCAGCAACCCGAACTCCttcctgaaaaaaaaattccctctGAACGTATTCCTAATCGACATCGGCAGAGGAATtgacgtaaaaaattttaggaACTACCTCTTctatggagaaaaaaactgtgATTGTTACAATTTTCTGACAGATTCTATTTTTACGTACCATATAGACCTTATAGGCATCGCGCAAGTGGCTAGCTGCTTATTATACTACAAGCACCTGGGGAgcacaaaatataaatacgaTGGAAGCATAATGGACCAAAATTACACCACCATTAATAACCTGAATTTGACCTACATGACGCACAACAACAACTTCAGGAAGAATAGCAGCGCCCCTGttaggaggaagaagagggaCCCTAGTAAGGGTAAGAGAAAAAGTAGGTGCAAGGAGATTGAAAGTTTTATAAAGGTCAAGGAGCGCGCGTATACGGAGGATGAGGAGAAGCACGAGGAGGGCTCTACCGACCAAAGTGCCAGCCACGAGGAATGGAAGCCAACGAGGAAGAGCTCCCACCGTGCAGGGAATGGTCCGCATCCCGTGGGACGCCTCCAACGAAGCCTTAACCGTGCAGGgaacaaacaaaacgaaTCAGACAATGGgaacaaacaaaacgaaTCAGACAAGGGGAACAAACGAGCCGCCAGAAGGAGCACCGAGGTAGAAAGCTCATACTTTATAGATTACTCAAAAAATATCCCCATGGATGACCgtgatagaaaaaaaatagacggGTACATTgaccaaatgaagaagaataacgaaaattattacatcgaacaggaagaagaaagaaaaataaaaaacttttcCGTGAGGTTACTATCCACGAGAAAAAGGTATATCGAAttttgggaaattttttttcatcttctgTTAAACTTTTGCAATGTGTACGAATTAAGCTCCATTAATTACAACAGCAAGGAGATCGGCACGAATTTTGAGAAGGCCAATTTGTTCCACCACAAGGTGATGAATAAAACGGAAAATTACTACTTcgacttttgcaaaaataactGGGAGGAGGTTCCACAAGGGGACCAACGAAAGAAGGGTGCCCaaatgaaggagaagctCAATGGGTTTATTACAAGCAATGATAATTTGTATACAGTTAAAGGGGAAACCGTCGGCTGTAATGGGGACAGCCACAACAATAGTGCAGTTATCGACATCCACCATACGGATGAAgccaaaaaagagaagatcGGTAAGCTGTGCCATCACGACAACACCAGCACCGATGATGGAAGCAACGCATGTTCAATGCAAAACGGGCGCTGTGATGATGAGAAAGAGGCGCTAGAAGAACAACCCAGGAAGGAGACCCATGAGGAACCACATAAAGATAATAGCCGCAACCAAGTGGGCAAAACTAACGCAGAAAGGGAAATCACAAAAGGGGTTATTTTAgacaaacaaaatgaacaaacgaATGGAGACCAACCTAAAAGTaatagtaaatatttttttataaaaaattccatttcgaatttaaaaaatataaaaaaaaaaatgcataaagtGAAGCACAAAATAGAAGGGGACAAACTTGATGCCAATAAcaacaagggaaaaaacgacTACTGCAACTTCtatggaaaagaagaaaatgttagcttgaaaagaaaaatgatattttttgaGAATGAACAGAATAGACAGAAATGCAGGAAACTGAATGACCAGAAGTACTACGCGAAGGAGTGCCGCGCGAACGACACCAAAAGGTTGACCAGGTATATCAACAAGctaatgaagaagaaggccatttttgttctcatgtttttaaaaagggccattgaaaaaatatttgatgaTGACAAGAGTAGGCAGGAAATTTTGCTCACCGAGCTGAAAAACGCGGCGGCTTTTTTTTGA
- a CDS encoding hypothetical protein (putative) — protein sequence MYNFVKIFRSNFIDINAANKFEIFLKTILRIYKTPARTHLLAHAADISAIYGVRQIYNYMKNDEEGRTVLKEKPLLIRQDIQFNELKKLPKNTLGYKYMEFLETISFFTDLNYSYILTRYRQIHDIGHVVYNLNISIESEAALKLIELVQTKLPITLLAILVAPFMTPLYRFQYIFKDSIPPNFLTPNFDYTYNDGYNYLDELSIKQYEYNLTDYFHVDKRNDGNFYSKIYQYYFDNINNSSTVRGSILYGFENKSNNDIIYDHPNREYIFLKNLKKKYLLFQYKPRKTLLRELYPWAYMAGVSTTKPLHSIHIEKWLDKDIDLFRRTYNITPLPDHLNLMAGIN from the exons ATGTAcaactttgtaaaaatatttcgctCAAACTTCATAGACATAAATGCTgcaaacaaatttgaaatttttttaaaaacgataCTGCGCATTTATAAGACGCCAGCCCGAACGCACCTACTGGCGCATGCAGCGGATATATCGGCCATATACGGGGTGAGGCAAATATACAATTATATGAAGAacgatgaagaaggaagaactgTGCTGAAAGAAAAACCATTGCTAATACGACAGGACATACAATTTAATGAGTTAAAGAAACTGCCAAAAAATACACTAGGATATAAGTATATGGAATTTCTGGAAAC tatctcattttttacagaTTTAAATTATTCCTACATTTTAACAAGATATAGACAGATCCACGATATTGGCCACGTggtttataatttaaatatatcgATCGAGTCCGAAGCAGCACTGAAATTAATTGAACTTGTGCAAACCAAATTGCCAATAACTCTGCTAGCCATTTTAGTAGCCCCCTTCATGACGCCATTATATCGTTTTCAATACATCTTTAAAGACTCCATTCCTCCCAATTTTCTAACACCCAACTTTGATTATACCTACAATGATGGGTACAATTATTTGGACGAGTTATCCATCAAACAGTATGAGTATAATCTGACGGACTACTTTCACGTGGATAAAAGAAACGACGGAAATTTCTACTCGAAAATATATCAATACTACTTTgacaatataaataattcttcCACCGTCCGAGGCTCCATCTTATACGGGTTTGAAAACAAAAGCAATAATGACATTATATATGACCATCCCAATAGggagtacatttttttaaaaaatttgaaaaaaaaatatcttcttTTTCAGTACAAGCCAAGAAAAACTTTATTACGCGAGTTATATCCGTGGGCGTACATGGCGGGGGTGTCAACAACGAAACCGCTGCATTCCATCCATATCGAAAAATGGCTAGACAAGGACATCGACTTGTTCAGGCGCACGTACAATATTACTCCCCTCCCCGATCACTTGAATTTGATGGCTGGGATTAATTGA
- a CDS encoding hypothetical protein (putative): MTEIVKVTKISNSYIRHILSKRGLHYLYTYQYALIELLNRSNNVLISLLYSDCMVSYVLYSFYKIKGANVDAQDGVAMSNREGDNTFSIEDKTKKRRKKNNFAQTSALHETIIKLKPPDVSTYLINNEGNVQNVRCNYFLYNIIILNAESFSPKYDFSVLLELVNFIIIDDLSELYQLKMDYTVKRILTLCKEKQDRGDALQILLVNKSYDQWVVNDLLQHARSVKYEVLEEGDGCAVDPIGRVGPIDPIDRVDPLRTFNQRSSGSAFLDDDQGRYPPGKKTHSRGRTTAEGVAPRWGTTLHYVNLRRYRKNNCDHFSICAPMSEDKKFLVLFYLLNKNKDKKIIIYYNKSDVYAFYGFVNAYIPCVFVSSSHKVDYKNSIVRTFNKTGDYVLITDDMRIKKAYSVDAHVHIHYTFQEDANLYVDALFEGVPVEAHGAAGSGVAVSGVVGSGHSPGSPPVAVTQSILFYSKKQRKQYEEMNAIFNFKSYPLPPAKELKDNFLTFLIDEIKEVVIEDNKHLEEAQKIHEKYGHTFLSAALYYIQKKKLFKKI, encoded by the exons ATGACAGAAATTGTGAAAGTCACCAAAATAAGCAATAGCTACATAAGACATATTTTGTCCAAACGAGGTCTGCATTATTTGTACACATATCAGTATGCTTTAATTGAGCTGCTAAACCGGAGCAATAACGTTTTAATCAGTTTGCTCTACTCTGACTGCATGGTATCGTACGTgctttattcattttacaaaataaaaggcgCTAATGTGGATGCACAAGATGGAGTAGCAATGTCTAACAGGGAGGGAGACAACACCTTTTCGATAGAAGATAAGACAAAgaagaggcgaaaaaaaaataatttc GCACAAACATCCGCTCTGCATGAAAcgataataaaattgaagcCACCAGATGTGTCAACCTACTTAATAAATAACGAAGGGAACGTTCAAAATGTGCGATGCAATTATTTTCTGTataatattatcattttgaATGCAGAAAGCTTCTCTCCCAAGTATGACTTCTCCGTTTTGCTCGAGCTTGTTAATTTCATCATAATTGATGACTTGAGTGAGCTGTATCAGTTAAAAATGGACTATACAGTAAAACGGATTTTAACACTCTGTAAGGAAAAGCAGGACAGGGGGGACGCGCTGCAGATTTTGCTAGTAAATAAATCGTATGACCAGTGGGTCGTGAATGACTTGCTGCAGCATGCTCGGAGTGTAAAGTATGAGGTTCTTGAGGAGGGCGACGGGTGCGCGGTTGACCCGATTGGCAGGGTTGGCCCGATTGACCCCATTGACAGGGTTGACCCGCTTAGGACGTTTAACCAGCGTAGCTCAGGGAGTGCTTTTCTCGACGACGATCAGGGGAGATACCCCCCAGGGAAGAAGACACACAGTCGCGGTAGAACCACCGCAGAAGGCGTTGCCCCACGATGGGGAACAACCCTTCACTACGTCAACCTACGGAGGTACAGAAAGAACAACTGCGATCATTTCAGCATTTGCGCCCCCATGAgtgaagacaaaaaattcCTAGTTCTCTTTTACCTTctaaacaaaaacaaagataaaaaaatcataatttaTTACAATAAGAGTGACGTGTACGCTTTTTATGGATTTGTCAATGCGTACATTCCTTGCGTGTTCGTGTCGAGTTCGCACAAAGTCGATTACAAGAATAGCATAGTGAGGACGTTCAACAAGACGGGAGATTATGTGCTAATCACGGACGACATGAGAATAAAGAAGGCTTACTCCGTGGAtgcgcatgtgcatatacacTACACCTTCCAAGAGGATGCTAATTTGTACGTGGACGCGTTGTTCGAGGGAGTTCCCGTCGAAGCGCACGGCGCTGCAGGTAGCGGTGTTGCAGTTAGCGGTGTGGTTGGAAGTGGTCACTCCCCTGGCTCCCCCCCCGTTGCGGTGACCCAGTCCATCCTGTTCTACAGCAAAAAGCAGCGCAAGCAGTACGAAGAGATGAACGCGATTTTTAACTTCAAGAGCTACCCCCTACCACCCGCGAAAGAGCTAAAAGATAATTTCCTCACCTTTCTTATTGACGAAATTAAGGAGGTCGTCATTGAAGACAATAAACACCTGGAAGAGGCCCAAAAAattcatgaaaaatatgGGCACACCTTCCTCTCCGCAGcgttatattatatacaaaaaaaaaaactgtttaaaaaaatttaa
- a CDS encoding hypothetical protein (putative), whose protein sequence is MTNLNVESGYFNDELKEEANEANFMYTNISMLIRAHRKDRNKLTLQNKKLNLIKIVGFVLAIEEKKEFIVYTIDDTTGYIKAKLLLTYSYSACNDKNDDIKIDDMVQIFGICNTVSINEDLTISISSINKLNSLNHLCHHHLLVFHNYLKFLETQKKNLVLEDERAKNEEDEIASNVPTNDNPFFNSFFY, encoded by the coding sequence ATGACAAACCTGAACGTCGAGAGTGGCTACTTCAATGACGAGCTGAAGGAGGAAGCCAACGAGGCGAATTTTATGTACACCAACATCAGTATGCTCATAAGAGCACACAGGAAAGACAGAAATAAACTGACCctccaaaataaaaaattaaacctCATTAAAATAGTCGGCTTCGTATTAGCCAtcgaagagaaaaaggaattcaTAGTCTACACAATTGACGATACAACAGGGTACATCAAGGCAAAGTTGCTTTTAACATATTCGTACTCTGCATgcaatgataaaaatgatgacataAAAATAGATGACATGGTGCAGATCTTTGGTATCTGTAACACAGTGAGCATTAATGAAGACCTAACCATTTCGATAAGTTCAATTAACAAGCTGAACTCACTCAACCATTTGTGTCACCACCATTTGTTGGTCTTTCATAACTACTTAAAATTTCTGGAgactcagaaaaaaaatctggtGCTGGAGGACGAGCGGGCAAAAAACGAGGAGGATGAAATTGCCTCCAACGTGCCGACCAACGACAATCCGTTTTTTAACTCGTTCTTTTACTAA